Proteins encoded within one genomic window of Mycolicibacterium monacense:
- a CDS encoding DUF58 domain-containing protein, whose translation MVLTGRAALIALLCVLPIAVAPAPGVAFVALFGALVLAIVADIALAASPRRLQVTRSGDTAARLGQSVDSVLDVHNPVRRRIRGSLRDAWPPSAHGAPRTHELDVPAGQRVTLRTSLRPTRRGDLRSALVTARSIGPLGLAGRQASHRVSGQIRVLPPFLSRKHLPSRLARLRELDGSTPALIRGQGTEFDSLREYVVGDDVRSIDWRATARRADVVVRTWRPERDQRIVIVLDTGRTSAGRVGVDPTAARSPAPPAAQHPGGWPRLDWSMDAALLLAALAARAGDHVDFLAHDRVTRAGVFNASRSELLAQLVSAMAPLQPALVESDPAAMASAIQRRVRRRALVVLLTDLNASALEEGLITVLPRLAARHHVLIAAVTDPRVDLLAAGRDDAAAVYDAAAAERSRNDRNRIAGTLRQAGVDVVDAPPEELAPALADRYLHMKATGRL comes from the coding sequence GTGGTCCTCACCGGACGTGCGGCGCTGATCGCACTGCTGTGCGTGCTCCCGATCGCCGTGGCGCCCGCCCCGGGAGTGGCGTTCGTGGCGCTGTTCGGGGCGCTCGTCCTCGCGATCGTGGCGGACATCGCGCTCGCCGCGAGTCCCCGCCGGTTGCAGGTGACCCGCTCCGGGGACACCGCGGCCCGGCTCGGCCAGTCCGTCGATTCGGTGCTCGATGTGCACAACCCGGTCCGACGCCGGATCCGCGGCTCACTGCGCGACGCCTGGCCGCCGAGCGCGCACGGTGCGCCGCGCACGCACGAGCTCGATGTTCCTGCGGGACAACGGGTGACGCTGCGCACCTCGCTGCGCCCGACCCGCCGTGGTGACCTGCGGTCCGCGCTCGTCACGGCCCGCTCGATCGGTCCGCTCGGCCTGGCCGGCAGGCAGGCGTCCCACCGGGTGTCGGGTCAGATCCGGGTGCTGCCACCGTTCCTGTCGCGCAAGCACTTACCGTCACGGTTGGCGCGGTTGCGGGAACTCGACGGCTCGACACCCGCGCTGATCCGCGGCCAGGGCACCGAATTCGACTCGCTGCGCGAGTACGTCGTCGGCGACGACGTCCGCTCGATCGACTGGCGGGCGACGGCCCGGCGGGCCGACGTCGTCGTTCGCACGTGGCGGCCGGAACGCGATCAGCGCATCGTCATCGTCCTGGACACCGGCCGCACGTCGGCCGGGCGCGTCGGGGTCGACCCGACGGCAGCCCGATCGCCGGCTCCGCCGGCGGCCCAACACCCGGGCGGCTGGCCGCGCCTGGACTGGTCCATGGACGCCGCGCTGCTGCTGGCGGCGCTCGCCGCGCGCGCCGGCGACCACGTCGACTTCCTCGCCCACGACCGGGTCACCCGCGCCGGGGTGTTCAACGCCTCGCGCAGCGAGCTACTCGCCCAGTTGGTGTCGGCGATGGCGCCGCTGCAGCCCGCGCTGGTCGAATCCGACCCCGCCGCGATGGCATCGGCGATCCAGCGCCGCGTGCGCCGTCGCGCGCTGGTGGTGCTGCTCACCGACCTCAACGCCTCGGCGCTCGAAGAAGGCCTGATAACGGTGCTGCCGCGACTCGCCGCCCGCCACCACGTGCTGATCGCGGCGGTCACCGACCCCCGCGTTGACCTGCTCGCCGCGGGCCGCGACGACGCCGCCGCCGTGTACGACGCGGCCGCCGCGGAACGGTCGCGCAATGACCGCAACCGCATCGCGGGCACGCTGCGCCAGGCGGGTGTGGACGTGGTGGACGCGCCACCCGAGGAACTCGCACCGGCACTCGCCGACCGCTACCTGCACATGAAGGCCACCGGCCGCCTCTGA
- a CDS encoding AAA family ATPase yields the protein MTQPSAQTTQTGSATADSARQALLALRQEIGKAVVGQDAVVSGLVIALLCRGHVLLEGVPGVAKTLLVRTLAATLQLEFKRVQFTPDLMPGDVTGSLVYDARTAEFEFRAGPVFTNLLLADEINRTPPKTQAALLEAMEERQVSVEGEARPLPDPFIVAATQNPIEYEGTYQLPEAQLDRFLLKLTVPLPPRDQEIAILDRHARGFDPRDLSAVRAVAGPADLAAGRAAVREVLVADEVLGYIVDIAGATRQSPSLQLGVSPRGATALLATARSWAWLSGRNYVTPDDVKAMARPTLRHRIALRPEAELEGASPDAVLDGILTAVPVPR from the coding sequence GTGACACAGCCATCAGCGCAGACCACCCAAACAGGCAGCGCGACAGCCGATTCGGCACGCCAGGCGCTGCTGGCCCTGCGGCAGGAGATCGGCAAGGCCGTCGTCGGGCAGGACGCCGTGGTCAGCGGACTGGTCATCGCGTTGCTGTGCCGCGGTCACGTACTGCTCGAAGGCGTTCCGGGTGTGGCGAAGACGCTGCTCGTCCGCACGCTGGCCGCGACCCTGCAGCTGGAGTTCAAGCGTGTGCAGTTCACCCCGGACCTGATGCCGGGTGACGTGACGGGGTCACTGGTGTACGACGCGCGGACCGCGGAATTCGAGTTCCGCGCGGGACCGGTGTTCACCAATCTGCTGCTGGCCGACGAGATCAACCGCACTCCCCCGAAGACCCAGGCCGCGCTCCTCGAGGCGATGGAGGAGCGGCAGGTCAGCGTCGAGGGTGAAGCGCGACCGCTGCCCGACCCGTTCATCGTGGCCGCCACCCAGAACCCGATCGAATACGAGGGCACCTACCAGCTGCCCGAGGCCCAGTTGGACCGCTTCCTGCTCAAACTCACTGTGCCGCTGCCGCCGCGGGATCAGGAGATCGCGATCCTCGACCGCCACGCCCGCGGGTTCGATCCGCGCGATCTGTCGGCGGTGCGCGCGGTCGCGGGTCCCGCCGACCTGGCCGCCGGCCGGGCGGCAGTGCGTGAGGTGCTGGTGGCCGACGAGGTGCTCGGCTACATCGTCGACATCGCGGGCGCCACCCGGCAGTCCCCGTCGCTGCAGTTGGGTGTCTCCCCGCGCGGCGCCACCGCCCTGCTGGCCACGGCCCGGTCGTGGGCGTGGCTGTCGGGGCGCAACTACGTCACCCCCGACGATGTCAAGGCGATGGCCCGGCCCACGCTGCGCCACCGCATCGCGCTGCGCCCGGAAGCCGAACTCGAAGGCGCCAGCCCCGACGCCGTACTCGACGGCATCCTCACGGCCGTCCCGGTCCCGCGCTAG
- a CDS encoding NAD(P)-binding protein, which produces MGVERSGDSDTDGDVPGAASDLTRLPDLAHGTPRAGPVRLRYPVYVDLLPPCNDACPAGENIQAWLGHVRAGRHEQAWRRLVADNPFAAIHGRVCYHPCETHCNRGQLDSPVAIHAVERFLGDLATQNRWEFAPPAARSGKRVLVVGAGPSGLSAAYHLALRGHDVEIRDAGPEPGGMMRYGIPSYRLPREVVDAEVDRIAALGVRLTCGHHVEDLAAERDSGDFDAVFVAVGAHLAKRVDIPGRDAGALLDAVTFLRSVAAGQPPELGRHVAVYGGGDTAMDVARVARRLGAEDSVIIYRRTREQMSAHAEETEEAEREGVRINWLRTITAFDRPDLQVEVMDLDEHGQPRPTGRFEKLAADTVIMALGQKTESEFMRTLPGVRFDDDGTVQVSPTLMTGCPGVFAGGDMVPGERTVTVGVGHGKRAARHIDAWLAGLSGERAPRHPPVAFDDLHLWYFGDAPQRPQPHLDAERSVAGFDEVVGGLTEPAAVYEAARCLSCGNCFECDGCYGACPEDAIIKVAEGHHGYEFVYDRCTGCGACFEQCPVHAIEMLPET; this is translated from the coding sequence ATGGGCGTCGAGCGCAGTGGCGACTCGGACACGGACGGGGACGTGCCCGGCGCTGCCTCGGACCTGACCCGGTTACCCGACCTGGCGCACGGCACGCCGCGGGCGGGCCCGGTACGCCTGCGCTACCCGGTCTACGTCGATCTGCTCCCGCCGTGCAACGACGCCTGCCCCGCAGGCGAGAACATCCAGGCGTGGCTGGGTCACGTCCGCGCCGGGCGTCACGAACAGGCGTGGCGCCGGCTGGTGGCGGACAATCCGTTCGCCGCCATCCACGGGCGGGTGTGCTACCACCCGTGCGAAACGCACTGTAACCGAGGCCAATTGGACAGTCCGGTGGCGATCCACGCGGTGGAGCGGTTCCTCGGCGACCTCGCGACGCAGAACCGGTGGGAGTTCGCGCCCCCGGCCGCCCGCAGCGGTAAGCGGGTGCTGGTCGTCGGTGCCGGCCCGAGCGGGTTGTCGGCGGCCTATCACCTGGCGCTGCGCGGTCACGACGTCGAGATCCGCGACGCCGGTCCGGAGCCCGGCGGCATGATGCGCTACGGCATCCCCAGCTACCGGCTCCCGCGCGAGGTGGTCGATGCGGAGGTGGACCGGATCGCGGCGCTGGGGGTGCGGCTCACCTGCGGCCACCACGTCGAGGACCTGGCCGCCGAACGCGACAGCGGCGATTTCGACGCGGTCTTCGTCGCAGTGGGCGCCCATCTGGCCAAACGCGTCGACATCCCCGGCCGCGACGCGGGTGCGCTGCTGGATGCGGTGACGTTCCTGCGCAGTGTGGCCGCCGGGCAGCCCCCGGAGCTCGGGCGCCATGTGGCCGTGTACGGGGGCGGCGACACCGCGATGGACGTCGCCCGGGTGGCCCGCAGGCTGGGGGCCGAGGACTCCGTCATCATCTACCGCCGTACCCGCGAGCAGATGAGCGCGCACGCCGAGGAGACCGAGGAGGCCGAACGCGAAGGCGTGCGCATCAACTGGCTGCGCACCATCACCGCGTTCGATCGCCCCGACCTGCAGGTCGAGGTGATGGACCTCGACGAACACGGGCAGCCCCGGCCGACCGGACGGTTCGAGAAGCTGGCGGCCGACACCGTGATCATGGCGCTCGGGCAGAAGACCGAGTCGGAGTTCATGCGCACCCTGCCGGGCGTGCGGTTCGACGACGACGGCACCGTGCAGGTGTCGCCGACGCTGATGACCGGGTGCCCCGGGGTGTTCGCCGGCGGGGACATGGTGCCCGGCGAACGCACCGTGACCGTCGGGGTCGGGCACGGCAAGCGGGCAGCCCGCCACATCGACGCCTGGCTGGCCGGCCTTTCCGGCGAGCGGGCGCCCAGACACCCGCCGGTCGCCTTCGACGACCTGCACCTGTGGTACTTCGGCGACGCCCCGCAGCGCCCGCAGCCCCACCTCGACGCCGAGCGCAGTGTCGCCGGATTCGACGAGGTGGTCGGCGGCCTGACCGAGCCGGCCGCGGTATACGAGGCCGCCCGCTGCCTCTCGTGCGGTAACTGCTTCGAATGCGACGGCTGTTACGGCGCCTGCCCGGAGGATGCGATCATCAAGGTCGCCGAGGGCCACCACGGGTACGAATTCGTCTACGACCGCTGCACCGGCTGTGGCGCCTGCTTCGAGCAGTGTCCGGTGCATGCCATCGAGATGCTCCCGGAGACTTGA
- the nifJ gene encoding pyruvate:ferredoxin (flavodoxin) oxidoreductase — MTRTTVDGNEAVASVAYRLNEVCCIYPITPSSPMAELADEWSGHRRPNVWGTVPTVVEMQSEGGAAGALHGALQGGALATTFTSSQGLLLMIPNMYKIAGELTSAVIHVAARSLAAQGLSIFGDHSDVMAVRQTGFAMLAAGSVQEAHDLALIAQAVTLRTRVPVLHFFDGFRTSHELNTVELLDDDDLRALVPEGLIREHRRRGLSPEHPVIRGTAQNPDIYFQARETVNPFYARVPAVVADLMAELGGRTGRPLRIADYTGHPEAERVLVLMGSGAQTAAETAEVLTARGERVGVLQLRMYRPFPVEALVPALPETVRTVGVLDRTKEPGSAGEPLYLDVLAALAEAHADGVRRTMPRVCGGRYGLSSKEFTPAMVVGVFDELARQRPRTHFTVGIDDDVSHTSIGYDPAFNIESPDTVRAVFFGVGSDGTVGANKNTIKILGSDPGVHAQGYFVYDSKKSGSQTVSHLRFGPHPIRAPYLVTRAGFIGCHHWRFLETADVLGRAAHGAALLLNTRHGPDAVWDRLPRAVQQQILDKDIALYVVDAGRVAREVGLPGRINVVLQTCFFAISGVLPGDQAIARIKEAVTKTYAGQGADVVAREVAAVDRAVDDLHRVPIADRAPSGHEPAPIVPADAPEFVRTVTAEMIAGRGDALPVSALPADGTYPSGTAAYEKRNISDLVAVWDPDTCIQCGNCAFVCPHSVIRTKLYDADRLDGAPDAFASAPLNAVGLPESRYTLQVYVEDCTGCGLCVEACPAVAPGIPLTKAINLGPREPLVAEQRENVAFFEALPAADRARVDFGTVRGAQFLEPLFEFPGACAGCGETPYLKLLSQLFGDRLMIANATGCSSIYGGNLPTTPWTTDGDGRGPAWSNSLFEDNAEFGLGFRLAADTHTRQARRLLGESREVLGADLVEDILTAPQFRESELHAQRRRVAELHTRLDRLEPARADELRSVLDHLVRRSVWIVGGDGWAYDIGAGGLDHVLATGRNVNVLVLDTEVYSNTGGQMSKSTPLGAVAKFAATGKTMPRKDIALQAIAYGSVYVARVAMGADPQQTLQAFREAEAYDGPSIVIAYSHCIAHGFDLRHGLDQQYRAVNSGHWPLMRYDPLLRAAGRAPFLLDSHRPRIPLGDYRYRELRFQSLANADPDEAERLLGLAQQSVARRWDTYEQMAAASPHEFPSDARKGGD, encoded by the coding sequence ATGACCCGGACCACCGTGGACGGCAACGAGGCGGTGGCCTCGGTCGCCTACCGCCTCAACGAGGTCTGCTGCATCTACCCGATCACCCCGTCGTCCCCGATGGCCGAGCTGGCCGACGAATGGTCGGGACACCGGCGCCCGAACGTGTGGGGCACCGTCCCGACGGTGGTGGAGATGCAGAGCGAAGGCGGAGCCGCGGGCGCGCTGCACGGTGCGCTGCAGGGCGGTGCGTTGGCGACGACGTTCACGTCCTCCCAGGGCCTGCTGCTGATGATCCCGAACATGTACAAGATCGCCGGCGAGCTGACGTCGGCGGTCATCCACGTCGCCGCCAGGTCGCTCGCCGCGCAGGGGCTGTCGATCTTCGGTGACCACTCCGACGTGATGGCGGTGCGCCAGACGGGTTTTGCGATGCTGGCCGCCGGCTCGGTGCAGGAGGCCCACGACCTCGCGCTCATCGCCCAGGCGGTGACGCTGCGCACCCGGGTGCCGGTCCTGCACTTCTTCGACGGGTTCCGCACCTCGCACGAACTGAACACCGTCGAACTGCTCGACGACGACGACCTGCGGGCGCTGGTCCCGGAGGGGCTGATCCGCGAGCACCGGCGGCGCGGGCTCTCCCCGGAGCACCCGGTCATCCGCGGCACGGCGCAGAATCCGGACATCTACTTCCAGGCCCGTGAGACGGTCAACCCGTTCTACGCCCGCGTGCCCGCGGTGGTGGCAGACCTGATGGCCGAACTCGGTGGGCGCACCGGACGCCCGCTGCGGATCGCGGACTACACCGGCCATCCCGAGGCCGAGCGGGTGCTGGTCCTGATGGGTTCGGGCGCGCAGACCGCGGCCGAGACCGCCGAGGTGCTCACCGCGCGCGGTGAGCGGGTCGGGGTCCTGCAGCTGCGGATGTACCGGCCGTTCCCGGTCGAGGCGCTGGTGCCGGCGCTGCCCGAAACCGTCCGCACCGTGGGGGTGCTGGACCGCACCAAGGAGCCCGGCTCGGCCGGGGAGCCGCTGTATCTCGACGTCCTCGCCGCGCTCGCCGAGGCCCACGCCGATGGAGTTCGGCGCACGATGCCGCGGGTGTGCGGTGGCCGATACGGGTTGTCCTCCAAAGAGTTCACCCCGGCGATGGTCGTCGGCGTCTTCGACGAACTCGCCCGGCAGCGGCCGCGGACCCACTTCACGGTGGGTATAGACGACGACGTCTCGCACACCAGCATCGGCTACGACCCCGCATTCAACATCGAATCCCCGGACACGGTGCGGGCGGTGTTCTTCGGCGTCGGATCCGACGGCACGGTCGGGGCGAACAAGAACACCATCAAGATCCTCGGCTCCGATCCGGGGGTGCACGCGCAGGGCTACTTCGTGTACGACTCGAAAAAGTCGGGATCGCAGACTGTTTCGCATCTCAGGTTCGGACCTCATCCGATCCGCGCGCCGTACCTCGTCACCCGTGCCGGTTTCATCGGCTGCCACCACTGGCGATTCCTGGAGACCGCCGACGTGCTCGGCCGCGCCGCGCACGGAGCGGCACTGCTGCTCAACACCCGCCACGGACCCGACGCGGTGTGGGACCGGTTGCCTCGCGCGGTGCAGCAGCAGATCCTCGACAAGGACATCGCGCTGTACGTCGTCGACGCCGGCCGGGTTGCGCGCGAGGTCGGCCTGCCCGGGCGGATCAACGTCGTGCTGCAGACCTGCTTCTTCGCGATCTCCGGTGTGCTGCCGGGAGATCAGGCCATCGCCAGGATCAAGGAGGCGGTGACCAAGACCTACGCCGGCCAGGGCGCCGACGTGGTGGCGCGCGAGGTCGCGGCGGTGGACCGCGCCGTCGACGACCTGCACCGGGTGCCGATTGCCGACCGGGCCCCCTCGGGTCACGAGCCGGCGCCGATAGTGCCCGCCGACGCTCCGGAGTTCGTGCGCACCGTGACCGCCGAGATGATCGCGGGGCGCGGGGATGCGCTGCCGGTCAGCGCGCTGCCTGCCGACGGGACCTACCCCAGTGGCACCGCGGCCTACGAGAAGCGCAACATCTCCGACCTCGTCGCGGTCTGGGATCCCGACACCTGCATCCAGTGCGGCAACTGTGCTTTCGTGTGCCCGCACAGCGTGATCCGCACCAAGCTCTACGACGCGGACCGGCTCGACGGCGCGCCCGACGCCTTCGCGTCGGCGCCTTTGAACGCCGTGGGGCTACCGGAGAGCCGTTACACGCTCCAGGTCTACGTCGAGGACTGCACGGGCTGCGGGCTGTGCGTGGAGGCCTGTCCCGCCGTGGCGCCCGGCATCCCGCTCACCAAGGCGATCAACCTCGGTCCCCGCGAACCCCTGGTCGCCGAGCAACGGGAGAACGTGGCCTTCTTCGAGGCCCTGCCGGCCGCCGACCGTGCCCGGGTCGACTTCGGCACGGTGCGCGGCGCACAGTTCCTCGAGCCGCTGTTCGAATTCCCCGGGGCCTGTGCGGGATGCGGGGAGACCCCGTACCTCAAGCTGCTGTCGCAGCTGTTCGGCGACCGGCTGATGATCGCCAACGCCACCGGCTGCTCGTCGATCTACGGCGGCAACCTGCCCACCACACCGTGGACCACCGACGGCGACGGTCGCGGGCCGGCGTGGTCGAACTCGCTGTTCGAGGACAACGCGGAGTTCGGTCTCGGGTTCCGGTTGGCCGCCGACACCCACACCCGGCAGGCCCGGCGGCTGTTGGGCGAGTCGCGCGAGGTGCTCGGCGCGGATCTGGTCGAGGACATCCTCACCGCGCCGCAGTTCCGTGAGTCCGAACTGCACGCGCAGCGCCGACGGGTCGCCGAGCTGCACACCCGCCTGGACCGGCTCGAACCCGCGCGCGCCGACGAACTGCGCAGCGTGCTGGATCATCTGGTCCGGCGCAGCGTCTGGATCGTGGGCGGTGACGGATGGGCCTACGACATCGGCGCCGGCGGACTCGACCACGTGCTGGCCACCGGGCGCAATGTCAACGTGCTGGTGCTCGACACCGAGGTCTACTCCAACACCGGTGGCCAGATGTCGAAGTCGACCCCGCTCGGCGCGGTCGCGAAGTTCGCCGCCACCGGGAAGACCATGCCGCGCAAGGACATCGCATTGCAGGCCATCGCCTACGGCAGCGTCTACGTCGCCCGGGTCGCGATGGGGGCCGACCCGCAGCAGACGCTGCAGGCGTTCCGGGAGGCCGAGGCCTACGACGGCCCGTCGATCGTGATCGCCTACAGCCACTGCATCGCGCACGGATTCGACCTTCGGCACGGACTCGACCAGCAGTACCGCGCGGTCAACAGCGGCCACTGGCCGCTGATGCGCTACGACCCGCTGCTGCGGGCCGCCGGCCGGGCGCCGTTCCTGCTCGACTCCCACCGTCCACGAATCCCATTGGGCGACTACCGATACCGGGAGCTGCGGTTCCAGTCATTGGCCAACGCCGACCCCGACGAGGCCGAGCGGCTGCTCGGGCTGGCCCAGCAGTCGGTGGCGCGGCGGTGGGACACCTACGAGCAGATGGCGGCCGCGAGCCCGCACGAGTTCCCGTCCGACGCGCGAAAGGGTGGTGACTGA
- a CDS encoding stage II sporulation protein M has translation MDVDAFVLAHRPTWDRLDELVKRRRRLTGAEVDELVDLYQRVSTHLSMVRSASTDSVLVGRLSGLVARARAAVTGAHAPLWREFLRFWTVSFPVVAYRSWRWWLGSAAAFFLVAALIGFWVAGSPEVQSAVGTPSDIDQLVNNDFASYYSENPAGSFALRVWVNNAWVAAQCIGFAILLGLPIPYILFQNAANLGLTGGLMFDAGKGDIFLGLLTPHGLLELTAVFLAAAAGMRLGWMVIAPGHRPRGQVLAEQGRAVVAVAAGLVVVLLLSGLIEALVTPSPLPTFARIGIGVAAEVAFLAYVVHFGRKAVRAGESGDLEDAPDVVPTG, from the coding sequence GTGGATGTCGACGCGTTCGTGCTGGCCCACCGTCCCACCTGGGACCGGCTCGACGAGCTCGTCAAGCGGCGCCGCCGGCTGACCGGTGCCGAGGTCGACGAGCTGGTGGACCTGTACCAGCGGGTGTCGACGCACCTGTCGATGGTGCGCTCGGCGTCCACGGATTCGGTTCTGGTCGGCCGGTTGTCCGGGCTGGTGGCGCGGGCCCGCGCGGCGGTGACCGGTGCGCACGCCCCACTGTGGCGGGAGTTCCTGCGCTTCTGGACCGTGTCGTTCCCGGTCGTCGCGTACCGCTCCTGGCGGTGGTGGCTCGGCTCGGCCGCCGCGTTCTTCCTCGTCGCCGCGCTGATCGGTTTCTGGGTCGCGGGCAGCCCCGAGGTGCAGTCGGCGGTCGGCACCCCAAGCGACATCGATCAGCTGGTCAACAACGACTTCGCCTCGTACTACAGCGAGAACCCCGCGGGTTCGTTCGCGCTGCGGGTGTGGGTCAACAACGCGTGGGTGGCTGCGCAGTGCATCGGTTTCGCGATCCTGCTCGGGCTGCCGATTCCGTACATCCTGTTTCAGAACGCAGCCAACCTCGGCCTGACCGGCGGGTTGATGTTCGACGCGGGCAAGGGCGACATCTTCCTGGGCCTGCTGACGCCGCACGGGCTGCTCGAACTGACCGCCGTGTTCCTCGCGGCCGCCGCCGGGATGAGGTTGGGCTGGATGGTCATCGCCCCCGGTCACCGGCCGCGCGGTCAGGTGCTCGCCGAACAGGGCCGGGCCGTGGTGGCCGTCGCCGCCGGGCTGGTGGTGGTGCTGCTGCTGTCCGGGTTGATCGAGGCGCTGGTGACCCCGTCGCCGCTGCCCACGTTCGCGCGGATCGGGATCGGGGTCGCGGCCGAGGTCGCGTTCCTGGCCTATGTCGTGCACTTCGGCCGCAAGGCCGTCCGGGCGGGCGAATCGGGGGACCTCGAAGACGCGCCCGACGTGGTGCCCACCGGCTGA
- a CDS encoding dihydroorotate dehydrogenase-like protein — protein sequence MDLSTRYLGLELRNPLLAAASPLSRTLDGVKQLADAGVGAVVLYSLFEEQLRREAADNARMATFANETHAESVTYFPSTVGEGDGARRHLRLLERAAAEVDVPVIGSLNGSTPGGWVRHARAMEDAGAAAIELNIYQLPGDSHISGREVEQRHLDILAAVKDTVDLPVAVKLSPFFSATAEMALRLDQAGADGLVLFNRFLQPDIDSETISVTSEVTLSVPAEARLPRTWIALLRGRVDASLAATTGVEDAGDVAKYLLAGADVVQTASALLRHGPEYAGVLLTGLSDWLARKNFHALHQVRGKLAVPFGVDETARERAEYVGALWQANTGAHGTVSAAE from the coding sequence ATGGACCTGTCCACCCGCTACCTCGGGCTCGAACTGCGCAACCCGCTTCTGGCCGCGGCGTCACCGCTGAGCCGGACACTCGACGGCGTCAAACAGCTCGCCGACGCGGGAGTCGGTGCGGTGGTGCTCTATTCGCTGTTCGAGGAACAACTGCGCCGCGAAGCCGCCGACAACGCGCGGATGGCGACCTTCGCCAACGAAACCCACGCGGAGTCCGTGACGTATTTCCCGTCGACGGTCGGCGAGGGGGACGGTGCCCGGCGTCACCTGCGGCTGCTGGAACGCGCGGCAGCGGAGGTCGACGTCCCGGTCATCGGCAGCCTCAACGGCTCGACCCCCGGCGGCTGGGTCCGCCACGCCCGGGCGATGGAGGACGCCGGGGCCGCGGCGATCGAGCTCAACATCTACCAGTTGCCCGGCGACTCCCACATCAGCGGCCGGGAGGTCGAACAACGCCACCTCGACATCCTCGCCGCGGTCAAGGACACGGTGGACCTGCCGGTGGCCGTCAAGCTCAGCCCCTTCTTCAGCGCGACCGCGGAGATGGCGCTGCGGCTCGACCAGGCCGGTGCGGACGGGTTGGTGCTGTTCAACCGGTTCCTGCAACCCGACATCGACAGCGAGACCATCAGTGTGACCTCCGAGGTGACGCTGTCGGTTCCCGCGGAGGCGCGGCTTCCCCGGACGTGGATCGCGCTGCTGCGGGGCAGGGTCGATGCCTCACTGGCCGCGACGACCGGTGTCGAGGACGCCGGCGACGTCGCCAAGTATCTGCTGGCGGGCGCCGATGTGGTGCAGACGGCCTCGGCGCTGTTGCGGCACGGGCCCGAATACGCCGGCGTCCTGCTTACCGGTCTGTCCGACTGGCTGGCCAGGAAGAACTTTCACGCACTGCATCAGGTGCGCGGGAAGCTCGCCGTGCCGTTCGGTGTGGACGAGACGGCTCGCGAACGCGCCGAGTATGTCGGCGCACTGTGGCAGGCCAACACCGGCGCGCACGGAACGGTCAGCGCGGCGGAGTGA
- a CDS encoding RDD family protein produces the protein MVSQPEPVVTGDAVVLDVQIAQLPIRALSAMVDILVIFVGYTLGLVLWALTLSDFDTALSAAVLIIFTVLTLVGYPLVFETATRGRTLGKMALGLRVVSDDGGPERFRQALFRALAGFIELWMLAGGPAAVCSLLSPKGKRIGDIFAGTVVISERAPRMSPPPVMPPALAWWAGTLELSGLNGEQAERARQFLSRAHQLEPRLRDEMAYRIAGEVVSRISPPPPPGTPPQYVLAAVLAERHRRALARLVPTPPAYPGLTPPR, from the coding sequence ATGGTCTCGCAGCCCGAACCGGTGGTGACCGGTGACGCGGTGGTGCTCGACGTACAGATCGCCCAGCTGCCGATCCGGGCGCTGTCGGCGATGGTCGACATCCTCGTCATCTTCGTCGGGTACACGCTGGGCCTGGTGCTGTGGGCGCTCACCCTCAGCGATTTCGACACCGCGCTGTCGGCGGCGGTCCTGATCATCTTCACCGTGCTCACGCTGGTGGGCTATCCGCTGGTGTTCGAGACCGCGACCCGTGGCCGGACGCTGGGCAAGATGGCGCTCGGGTTGCGCGTGGTGTCCGACGACGGTGGTCCGGAACGGTTCCGGCAGGCCCTGTTCCGCGCGCTGGCCGGGTTCATCGAACTGTGGATGCTCGCCGGCGGGCCCGCCGCGGTGTGCAGCCTGCTCTCGCCCAAGGGCAAGCGGATCGGCGACATCTTCGCCGGAACCGTCGTGATCAGCGAGCGCGCACCGCGGATGAGCCCACCGCCGGTGATGCCGCCCGCGCTGGCGTGGTGGGCAGGCACGCTCGAACTGTCCGGCCTCAACGGGGAACAGGCCGAGCGGGCCCGCCAATTCCTTTCGCGGGCACACCAACTGGAGCCCCGGCTGCGCGACGAGATGGCCTACCGCATCGCCGGCGAAGTCGTCTCACGGATCTCGCCGCCGCCGCCGCCCGGTACTCCACCGCAGTACGTGCTGGCCGCTGTGCTGGCCGAACGGCACCGGCGCGCGCTGGCGCGTCTGGTGCCCACACCCCCGGCGTACCCGGGTCTCACTCCGCCGCGCTGA